Within Bradymonas sediminis, the genomic segment ATCCGAGCTCACGTGCTCGATGCGCGCGCGCTCGTAGTCCTCGGTGGTGAAGCTCTTGATGGTCGCGATGCCCGACAGATTATTGGCGAGCTGCCCGTTGAGCAGGCCGACCTGCTCGCGCACGTGGGCGTAGCGCGGGGCGAGCAAACGCTGGAATTTGAAGGAGCCCCAGAGGATCAACGGGATGGGCGCCATCGCCATCCAGGCCACGCCCGGGGCCAAAATAAAGAACGCCGCCGAGACCACCAGCGCGGTGGTCATCACCGAGATCAACTGGTCGGCGCCGGCGTCCAAGAAACGCTCAAGCTGATTGATATCGTCGTTGAGGATCGACAGCAGCCCGCCGCTGGATTGCTCGTGAAAATAGGCCAACTCGAGGTCTTGGATATGCGCGTAGGCGTCCAGGCGAAGTTCGTGCTGGATGGTCTGGGCGAGGTTTCGCCACAGCCAGGCCTGCGCGTATTGGAAGACGGATTCAAGCCCCCAGATAAGCAGCGTCGCGCCGGCCAACCACACCAATTGGCTGAAGACATCGGTGACGCCGAGCGCCGCGATGATCGAGTCCTCGCGCTTGACCACCACGTCGATCGCCGCGCCGATGAGCACCGGCGGGGCGAGGTCGAAGATCTTATTGAGGACCGAGGCCGTGATGGCCATCCAAATAAAGCGGCGCTGGGTGCGCGCGTAGGAGAAAAGACGACCGAGCGGTCGTTTATTCGAGGTTATCACGGGGTTGGATGCCATAGTGCACTGCCTGCGGGGCCGCCCGGAGCGGGCGCAAAGATGCGCTGCGCCGTGAGGCCCGCTGTCGTTTTTCAGAAGATATCAGTCGAAATAATCGAGGATGCGCCGCTCATGCGAGGCGCCACGCGCGCGGCCGTGGGCCCACTCGCGCAGGGCCTTAATCTCATCCTCATACGTTCGGTAGAGCGGAATAATTTCACGCGCGGCAAATTCGAGGTCTTCGGCCTCGATATCGCGCTGATGCTCGAAGGCGACGTACATCGCGTCGATGACAACTTGCTCGACCTCGGCGCCCGAGAAATGCTCGGTGCGCGCGGCGAGCTCCTGCAAAACGGCGTCGTCGAAATGACGGCCGCGCCGATGCAGGTGAATGCGGAAGATATCGACGCGCTCGTGGGGGTCGGGGAGGTCGACAAAAAAGATCTCGTCGAAGCGCCCTTTTCGCAGCATCTCGGGCGGCAGCGCGGTGACATCGTTGGCGGTGGCGACGAGAAATACCGGCGCGGTCTTCTCCTGCTGCCAGGTCAAAAGCGAGCCGAGCACCCGCGCGGTGCTGGCGTCTGCGCCCTCGCCAAAGCCCTTCTCGATCTCGTCCATCCACAACACACAGGGCGCGACGGCCTCGGCGGTGCGCAGCGCCTGGCGAAGCGCGTCCTCGGGCGAGCGCTTGCCGTCGAAGATGACGCCCAGGTCCAGGCGCAAAAGCGGTAGCCCCCAATAGCGCGCCACGGCCTTGGCGCTCAGGCTCTTGCCGCAGCCCTGCACGCCCAGAAGCAACAGCCCCTTGGGCGACGGCAGCCCGAAGGCGCTGGCCTCCTCGCTGAAGGCGCGCTTTCGCTCGGCCAGCCAGCGCTTGAGCGCGTCCAGCCCGCCGACGTCGCCCAAGCCCTGCTCCAAGGGGAAGAATTCGAGGATATCGCTCGCCCCAATCAGGCGCTGCTTTTCGCGCAGAATCGAGGTCTCGAGGTCGAAAGGTTGGTTGCGCTGGAGCGCCTCTTCGTATTGGCTTCGCACGCGGTGAAACGCGCGAAACGCCTGGCGGGCGGTGAGCCCGACGGCGCCGTCGACCAGGGCCTCGTGATTGATATGGGGAAATTGCTCGGGCGGAAAGATATTGTCGCAATCACGCCGAATCACCGCTCGCCCGGGCAGCGGCATCTCGATATGCGTGAGGTCTTTTTGCAGCTCGGCGGCCTCGATCTTAAGCGGGCCGAGAAAGACGATGGTCTTTCGGGCGGCGGCGCAGTGGCCCTCCATCTCGCGCAGCCGACGGCGCACCTCGGGCGCGTCGAGCAGGGCGTGGACATCTTTGAAGACGAAAACGCCCGGGTTGGCATCTTTGCTCACGGCGTCGAGCGCATCGGCCAAACTCCCCGGGTTGGGGCTTCCATCAAAGCCGGTCAGCGGACTCCAGGTGTGCAGCGCGCGATTGTCGGCCCCCGCCAGGGTCCGTAAAATCGCCTGCGCCCGCTCCTCCTCGAAGGTTTGCAGATGGATCAGCGCGTAGGGGGCGCGAAGCAGCGCGCGGAGTTCGCGCAAGAATTGAGCATGAGGAGGACTGTGCATAATCGGAGCAACCGGGGTGATCAGGGTCGATTCAGCGGTTATAATACTCCACGACCCGATAATCGTCACCCACTAACACCCCACGGGTGTCTTCGCGCCACTTTTTTTTTAATTCCGGATAGTTATCCAGATAATCCCCGGAAGTCAGCGGCGCATCCAATAATATCTTGGCCGAGATGCCGCGCCCCTTGGGCTGCACCACGATGATCCCGATATTTCGCTTGGCGCAGGTGTCTTCCATGATGCCATTATAGGACTCATCCCCGGCGCGAAACTCATCCAAAGGCAGCGCGATCCAGCTCGCGTTGGCCTGGACGTCGTCCAGGCTCAAGATTCCCCGTTCCATGTCGAATAAGCAGGTGTCAAATTCGGTGACCAGGCGCACCGAGTGCAAGGAGGTGCGGTCTTCGGCGAGGAAGACCAGGTCGACGGTGCCATCCGTCGGGCTCTTCTGAGCATCTGCGCTCTTGTGCACGACAAAGAGGCCGTTGTCCCGCCCCGTCTCGCGCTCAAAAAGACGCTCAATCGGCTCAATCATTTCTTCGCGGCTAAATGACTCTTCGGTCATAGGTTAATTCCTCCTGAGAACTGCATCAATAGAATCGGTCAAGTCGTGGATTCTTGGCCCAACAGCCCAACGAACCCATCGACATCGTGCCAAACCTAAACACGCGATGCAAAAAGTCTACTTCTCAGATAGGATTTAACGATGAAGCCGCCCAAAACCGGGGTCTCAGGCGGCTCCAAGGCCGATCAGGCGCCGTGCAAGATATGCATAATATCGCCGTCCTTGACGATATAACCCTTGCCCTCAACCCGGAGTTTACCGGCGGCCTTGATGTTGGCCTCGCTGCCGTGCTCCTGGAGCGCCTCAACGGTATAGACCTCGGCGCGGATGAACTTCTTCTCAAAATCGGTATGGATGGCGCCGGCGGCCTGCGGGGCGGTCGCGCCGACCGGGATGGTCCAGGCGCGCACTTCGACCTCACCGGCGGTGAAGAAGCTCTGCAGGCCAAGCAAGGAATAGGTCGCGCGGATCAGCACGTTGAGCGCCGGCTCGGCGATCCCAAGCCCCTCAAGCATCTCATTCTTCTCGGCCTCGTCGAGCTCGGCGAGCTCGGACTCGATCGAGCCGCAGACCACGACCACGTCGCTGCCCTCGGCGGCGGCCAGGTCACGCAACGTCTGGACATATTTCGCCTCGCCGTCGAGGTCATCCTCGGCGACGTTGGCGACGTAGAGCACCGGCTTGGTGGTGAGCAAATGGCAGTCGTGGGCGAGCTTGGCCTCTTCTTCGCTATACTCAAGCGAGCGCGCGGGGCGGCCTTCGTTGAGCGCCTCACTGATGCGCTCGAGCACCTTGACCCGCGCCACCTCGACCTTGTCCTGGCCGCGCGCGGCCCGGCGCGACTTCTCCAGACGCTTCTCCACCGTCGTCATATCGGCGAGGATAAGCTCGGTGTTGATGATGTCGACGTCGCGCGCGGGGTCCACGCTTCCCTCGACGTGGACGACATCGGAGTCCTCAAAGCAGCGCACGACGTGCAGAATCGCGTCGACCTCACGGATATTGGCCAGGAATTTATTGCCCAGCCCCTCGCCCTTCGACGCGCCCTTAACCAGCCCGGCGATGTCCAAGATCTCGACCACCGTCGGGATCACCTTGAGCGTGGTGATATGCTCGCAGATAATGTCCATGCGCGGGTCGGGAACCGGGACGATGCCGACGTTCGGGTCGATCGTGCAGAAGGGGTAGTTCGCGGACTCCGCCCCTGCCTCTGTTAACGCATTGAAGATCGTCGATTTTCCAACGTTGGGAAGCCCAACCACACCTGCTGAAACGCTCATGAGGATAAATCTCGATAAGTACAAAATTTGTGGGAGTTCCAGGCTCAACCCGATTCATCGCGAATCGAGAATCCCGGATTGATTGTCAACGCCGCAGTGGATAATGGAATTCCCCTCGAATGTGAAGCCACATGGTCCTATAATAAGTTTTTTATCCCCCTCACTCCGGTATAAAGATGGCTGTCGATCCCGTGATTCACGCGCATATGGCGTATCTGGTTCAGTGTGAAAAGAAAGACCTCGAGGTGGCCGAGAAGCTCGAGGAGGACATCGCGCTGTGGAAAAAACGCGTCGGACTGGCCCGCGAGCGCGGCGAAGACGAGCTCGCCGAGCAGGCGCGCGAGCGCGCGCTGGCGCTGATCGCCGAGCGCCGCGCGCTGCAGACCCGCCTGGACATGATCGCCAATGAGAAGGATATCCTTCGGCGCGAGAGCCGCCGCCCCCACGGGCGCGAGCTGGAATACGCCGAGGAATTATTGCGCCGCTGGCAAGAGAGCGGCCTGGTGGACCCGGAGAAGGCGGCGCTCGACGAGGAATTCGACAAGCTCGACAGCGAGCAGGCGCTGGCGGAGCTGCACGAGGAAATCGTGGGAACGCTCGACGATGACTCGCTGGCCAATGAGGTTGTCTTGTCGGACCCGGACGCCCTGGGTAGCCCTGAGCCCGATGATCTTAGATAAGATCACCGGCGCCGCTCCGCTCGAAGCCTCGCCCGAAGTCTGACTTCGGGCGAGGCTTTTTCATGCCAGCTACCCACTCGCTAATTCGGCGCAAATCAACTAGAAGAAAACAGGCAAAACAACGCGATTATTTGTTTTATATCTCTCAGAAATATATAGTCACTCCCGAGAAAATCATCTCACGCCCCAGTCACCGCCATGGCGACCCCGGCGCTCAGCTTGGCTACTCACTAGGCGGGTTTGTTGTCCTCGACCGATTGGAAGTACCCCATGAATAACAATCTTCATCGCCTCGCGCTCACGATTTTGCTCTTTCTCGCTCGGCAGCTCAGGCTGCGCGATTTTGGACGCGATGAGTGGCGCTGAAGATGATAAAGGCGGCCCCGACGCGACTTCATCTGACGCCGGCAACCTAGACGCGGGCGATACCGAGCTTTCAGACACCAGCGAGCCCGACGCCGATCTTCCCGACGCGGGCGACGCGGGCGACGCGGGCGACGCGGGCGACGCGGGCGACGCGGCATTGCCCGACGCGGACGGTGACGCGAGCGACACCGACACCAACAGCGACTCCGGCGAGACCTGCGCGCCGACGACCTGTGGCCCGTGCGGGCTCGGCCGCATCATCTGCGGCCAGGCGTCCGACGAAGCCGTCTGCGTGCACCCGGACGCTATTCTTGAAGGGGTGAACGAGGCGCAGTGCGCCCAGAGACTTCTCTTTGTCGATCCTGCGGTAGACATCGATGATGGCACCCATGCCGGCACACAAACGCACCCCTATAAAACCTATCAAAGGGCCCGCCAGGAAGCCTCGGAAGGCCAAATAATCATTCTTCGCCAAGAGCCCGGCGTGACGTATGAGGAAGGGTTGGTGGTCAAAAACGGCGTCTCGGTGGTCGGCGGATTTTCGCGCGGCGACGACGGATTTGAATGGTATCCGACCAACGAACCGTCGCGATTTGGGGTGCCATCAACGACAATTTCCCCGCATATCTTTGGCTTGAGGGCCGTGGGCATTGACTCCGCCACGGTCATCGCCAATATCAGCCTGCGCACCACGAACGCACGGACCGGGGGTAGCAATTACGGCGCCTATATCCTCAACACGAGCGAGCTCACGCTGCGCGGGGTGTCGGTGGTAAGCGGCGCGGGCGGAGATGGCGCAGACGGGGATTCCGGTGCTCAGGGTGCCAATGGAGAGCCCGGCCAGACCGTTCAGGCCAGGCTGGTCGCCCCCAATTCCCCTACCTATGACTATTTCGCGCCGAACTACGGCGGCAAACCCGCGCCAGGCTGCCGCCTCACGGACCGATCTGGCACGGGAGGTCAGGGAGGCCGCGGCGCGAAGAATTTGAGAAAGTCCACAGTGCTGCCCGCCGCGGGCGGCGACGGAGCCCTGCTTTTGAGTTCGCTCGATGAAAACGGAGGCACGCCCGGGACCTACATAGATATGAACGGCGGCAACGGCTCCGAGGGCGCCGACCGTGTTCTCTCGGGCGCCAGCGGCACGGGGGCGCGTCGGCGGGCGAACTCTCGGCTGCCAGCCTATGGCGCCCGATCGGCGTTGGTACGCCGGGGGCAGCGGGCCCAATTGGGCAAGGCGGCGGCGGCGGCGGCGGCGCCGATAAAGCAAGCCATATTATCGCCAGCGCTCCGGGTGGAGGCGGCGGCGGCGGGGGTTGCGGCGGCATTGGCGGTCAGGGAGGCCAGCCCGGCGGCGCCTCCTTCGGTCTATTTCTCGTCGAATCGACAATCGAGATTCAGGACTCCAGCTTTGCTGCGGGACTTGGCGGCAAGGGCGGCAACGGCGGCGCCGGCGGCCCGGGCGGCATGGGAGGCCCGGGTGGAAGCGGCTCGAATTTGCAGGTCGTGACCGCGCGCGACGGCCAAGGATACGCCGTTCAAAGCAACCCGGCCGCCCCGACCTCGGGCGCCGGCGGCCCGGGCGGCATGGGAGGCCCGGGTGGTGGTGGTGGCGGAGGCGCCGGCGGCGGCTCCTACGGCGCCTATTGTTTCGGCAACAACCTCTTGAGGAAAGTAGGCTCGGTAACCTTTGCCAAGCAGCGCAATAGCCTGGGCGGCACCGGCGGCGATGGTCCCTCCATCAGCAATCACCACGGCGCCCCAGGCACGTCGAAACTAAGCGTCGGCTGCCTGACCGATTGACCCTGGCAGCATCGAGAAGCCCCGCCCGAAGTCTGACTTCGGGCGGGGCTTTTGCGCTCTCACTGCATCAACGCTGAAGACTCACTGCTCCAAAAACGCCCGCAAAAGCTCCACCGTGGCGTAGAGGTCGTCTTTGTGCACGGTCTCCGTCACCGTGTGGATATAGCGCGTCGGGATGCTCAACGCGATGGCCCGCGCCCCGCTGCGCGCGCGCTGCAAGGCCGCGGCGTCGGTGCCGCCCAGCGGCAGGATCTCCATCTGATAGTTGATCTTTTTGGCCTCGGCCAGATCGATGAATTCGTCGACCAACTCGCGATTGCTGATGGCGTAGGAGTCCATGATCTTAATCGCCACGCCGTCGCCCAGGTTCGTGATCTGGTGCTCGCCGGGGACGCCGGGGATGTCGACCGCGAGCGTGGTGTCCACGCCGATGCCGATATCCGGCGAGATGCCGTAGGCCGAGGTGGTCGCGCCGCGGATGCCGATCTCTTCCTGCACGGTGAAGACGACGTAGATATCGTAGGCCGACTTCGCCTCGCTCAGCGCCTCGAGCAGGCGCACGCCCACCCAGCAAGCCACGCGGTTATCCAGGCATTTACCGCTGACCATATCGCCCATTTCGACGAACTCCTGGACCAGGGTCACCGGGTCACCCGGGCGAATCTTGGCCTTCACCTCGTCTTTGGGAAGCCCGGTGTCCACGAAAAACTCGTGCATCTTCGGGATCTTATTGCGCTCGTCGGCGTCGGCGATATGAATCGGTTTGCCGCTCGGGTTCAGGTTCCCCAGAATCTCGCCGCCGTCGCGGGTCTGGATGCGCACCCGGCGCGCGAAGAGGTTTCGGAAGTCGAACCCGCCCAATTGCTGCAGGCGAATAAAACCGTTGTCATCCACCGAGCGCACATAAAAAGCGATCTCGTCCATATGACAGGCGAGCATCACTTTTTTGGCCTTCTCGTCGCCCTTGATCGTCGGCTTGACCCGGCAAATCAGGTTCCCCATCGGGTCGACCGACACCTCGTCGGCGAGGCCATCGACCTTGCTGCGAATATAATCGCGCACTTTTTCTTCGCGTCCGGGCGCGCCAGGAAGTTCCGAGAGAATCTTGAGCATATCCATGATAAAAACTCCAAAATATGGGTCGTTTAGTGGGGAAAATCAGCGCAAAAATAACTAGGTATCTACGCGAGGTGACGAGGTGACGCTCACTGGCTGAAGTCGCGTCTAAAGGTGTCCGGTGGGGCGAGCGATTGCCTTATTTCTCGGACCAAATATTGCGGGGCAGCACGCCGGTGTGGTCAGCGTCGGCCATGGCATCCGCGTCGGTCTTCAGGGCGAGGACCCGGAAGATATCGACATGCTCGCTCTTACCTTTGAGCTTGGTCGGGGGCAATTTTTCGACCTGCAGCTGCTCGGAAACCTCGGCGTAGGTATTCTCGCCGATGAGGATCTCGCCGGGGCCGGCGGCCGAGCAGAAGCGCGCGGCGGTGTTCACCACGTCGCCCATCACGGTATAATTCATGCTCTTGCTCGAGCCCATATACCCCGCCACGACCTCGCCGGTGTTCAGGCCGATGCCGATATCAAAGACCCGCTCGCCCTTGGCGGCCAGCAGCGCGTTATACTCGCCCATCACCCGCTGCATCTCGACCGCGCAGCGCACCGCGCGAATCGTGTCGTCCGGGTGCCCAATCGGCGCGCCCCACACGGCCATGATCTCGTCGCCGATAAATTTATCCAGTGTGCCCTCTTCGCCGAAGATGATGTCGACCATCAGCTCGAAATACTCGTTGATGCTGTCGACGACCTCGCGCGGCGGCAGCTTCTCGCTGGCGGCGGTGAAGTTGCGGATATCGGCAAAGAGCACGGTCGCGCGGCGAAGCTCCCCGCCGCGCTTGACCTCCAGGCGCCCGCTGACGACCTCCTCGACGAGTTGGGGCGACAGCAGCCGGCGCATCTTCTCGCGCACGACGATGTCGGCCTCGATCTTCTTGAGCATCTGGTGGTGGCGCACCATCGCCGCCGCCTGGCGGGCGAAGCCGGTCAGGATCTGCAGGTCCTTCTCGGTGAACGCGCCGCTGGCGAGCTTGGAGTCCAGATGAATCACCCCGAGCACGGTGTCCTCGTGCAAAAGCGGCACGCTCATGGTGCTTCGAATCTGGCCGAGCATGATCGAGTGGCTTCCTGAGAAGCGCGAGTCGGTCATCGCGTCGCTCGAGAGCAC encodes:
- the ychF gene encoding redox-regulated ATPase YchF; its protein translation is MSVSAGVVGLPNVGKSTIFNALTEAGAESANYPFCTIDPNVGIVPVPDPRMDIICEHITTLKVIPTVVEILDIAGLVKGASKGEGLGNKFLANIREVDAILHVVRCFEDSDVVHVEGSVDPARDVDIINTELILADMTTVEKRLEKSRRAARGQDKVEVARVKVLERISEALNEGRPARSLEYSEEEAKLAHDCHLLTTKPVLYVANVAEDDLDGEAKYVQTLRDLAAAEGSDVVVVCGSIESELAELDEAEKNEMLEGLGIAEPALNVLIRATYSLLGLQSFFTAGEVEVRAWTIPVGATAPQAAGAIHTDFEKKFIRAEVYTVEALQEHGSEANIKAAGKLRVEGKGYIVKDGDIMHILHGA
- a CDS encoding M42 family metallopeptidase — its product is MDMLKILSELPGAPGREEKVRDYIRSKVDGLADEVSVDPMGNLICRVKPTIKGDEKAKKVMLACHMDEIAFYVRSVDDNGFIRLQQLGGFDFRNLFARRVRIQTRDGGEILGNLNPSGKPIHIADADERNKIPKMHEFFVDTGLPKDEVKAKIRPGDPVTLVQEFVEMGDMVSGKCLDNRVACWVGVRLLEALSEAKSAYDIYVVFTVQEEIGIRGATTSAYGISPDIGIGVDTTLAVDIPGVPGEHQITNLGDGVAIKIMDSYAISNRELVDEFIDLAEAKKINYQMEILPLGGTDAAALQRARSGARAIALSIPTRYIHTVTETVHKDDLYATVELLRAFLEQ
- a CDS encoding AAA family ATPase; its protein translation is MHSPPHAQFLRELRALLRAPYALIHLQTFEEERAQAILRTLAGADNRALHTWSPLTGFDGSPNPGSLADALDAVSKDANPGVFVFKDVHALLDAPEVRRRLREMEGHCAAARKTIVFLGPLKIEAAELQKDLTHIEMPLPGRAVIRRDCDNIFPPEQFPHINHEALVDGAVGLTARQAFRAFHRVRSQYEEALQRNQPFDLETSILREKQRLIGASDILEFFPLEQGLGDVGGLDALKRWLAERKRAFSEEASAFGLPSPKGLLLLGVQGCGKSLSAKAVARYWGLPLLRLDLGVIFDGKRSPEDALRQALRTAEAVAPCVLWMDEIEKGFGEGADASTARVLGSLLTWQQEKTAPVFLVATANDVTALPPEMLRKGRFDEIFFVDLPDPHERVDIFRIHLHRRGRHFDDAVLQELAARTEHFSGAEVEQVVIDAMYVAFEHQRDIEAEDLEFAAREIIPLYRTYEDEIKALREWAHGRARGASHERRILDYFD
- a CDS encoding adenylate/guanylate cyclase domain-containing protein; this encodes MREHRLAARNPIGRHPDQAIQILDRVVSKQHAVIVATPGGGFALIDGGSRNGSYVNGSLIQERHQLRDGDRITLGSTELFFKADKEPTTDSFTQARGGRVTIHADAVQSHIHNKFAHQGDDRFLPEAALCDEKTLRRDYEKLRIAHELSQSIGVEMDLEVLLQKILDKAFEIFPADRGVILLRNEDTSELVPMVVKSRQGEAGEVDDVRISQTILNEVCEEKQAVLSSDAMTDSRFSGSHSIMLGQIRSTMSVPLLHEDTVLGVIHLDSKLASGAFTEKDLQILTGFARQAAAMVRHHQMLKKIEADIVVREKMRRLLSPQLVEEVVSGRLEVKRGGELRRATVLFADIRNFTAASEKLPPREVVDSINEYFELMVDIIFGEEGTLDKFIGDEIMAVWGAPIGHPDDTIRAVRCAVEMQRVMGEYNALLAAKGERVFDIGIGLNTGEVVAGYMGSSKSMNYTVMGDVVNTAARFCSAAGPGEILIGENTYAEVSEQLQVEKLPPTKLKGKSEHVDIFRVLALKTDADAMADADHTGVLPRNIWSEK